A single region of the Raphanus sativus cultivar WK10039 chromosome 1, ASM80110v3, whole genome shotgun sequence genome encodes:
- the LOC108849393 gene encoding uncharacterized protein LOC108849393, whose protein sequence is MDDSESSLPDLKALSLSVSFPGWRKATPAFKSWAINMSSLHRPTWQKAGIFEAVIASMKVFDKNKDLVLGISERWCPDTKTFLFPWGEATVTLEDVMVLLGFSVLGSPVFAPLDGSGEKTVRELGKEWLKIKKDNNVSFVTQVTWTGRFMGSGDELEHAAFLALWLSYFVFPTKYSHLVRPVLPIAVHLSRGTRIALAPPVLAHLYEELTLLKDHIRGFNMAIGVNTKLELSSLFKLVQVWTWERFRELRPNNSNLLLQGEPRLALWDEEKLTRTRSTVRKSTKNIVRKILANSTMDSFEWRPYTKAVKNWTFPLFYPEEAMWVPVGPDLDEELISFARCVKVSELIGIHSVEHYFPNRVASQFGLLQDVPCPVNMNNLFKEAAWDEYSKPIDGLRLYIPSRSSVSCFTSMFCEWWRKNNRAAESLTPRNIIGDGDDDTSEPVPSCSKKQKSMKRVCKDSESHMVPSEKDEEDDSLTIAQVMSLRKKNKAMCCSSDENHSLDPPHKALPLREVLQKLGKEFPEKLKRSRDLRTPTDVRCEIADSGGSASREAPLNELFQKEEVVKRKTEHMGDMRAPNITTAEMVIDKEKSVRDDSLTIAKKNTIMCSSDENHSLDPPPKVLPLREAVQKLGKEFPAELKRSRYLRTPTNVRSEISDSGGSASREVPLNELCQTEVELKRKSEHLGDNQAREMVIDREKGVRDASKSLGKRNNRLEADNKDSWICQKVAHEDETVAPLKIKKRSEEEKTGNKAVKNTVLRSASGNNSSDPPLGANGVADCNDEVDVNGIKAEKKKTVVGDGTKGAKCLVHENGENQRSNEKEDVDESLKQKDLAIDELALSLEARMMKVEKTLAKIREWKTIERNQARNVITV, encoded by the coding sequence ATGGACGACTCTGAATCTTCTCTTCCGGACTTAAAGGCTCTGTCTTTGAGCGTTTCCTTCCCTGGGTGGAGAAAGGCGACCCCAGCTTTCAAGTCTTGGGCTATAAATATGTCATCTTTGCACAGACCCACATGGCAAAAAGCTGGAATCTTTGAAGCAGTTATAGCATCCATGAAAGTATTCGACAAAAACAAAGATCTCGTTCTGGGTATTTCTGAGAGATGGTGTCCCGACACCAAAACCTTCCTCTTCCCCTGGGGTGAAGCAACGGTAACGTTAGAGGATGTCATGGTTCTTCTAGGGTTCTCTGTTTTGGGTTCCCCTGTTTTCGCTCCTCTGGATGGCTCAGGAGAGAAGACTGTGAGGGAACTGGGGAAAGAATGGCTCAAGATTAAGAAAGATAACAATGTCAGTTTCGTAACTCAAGTCACATGGACGGGGAGGTTCATGGGCAGTGGGGATGAGCTTGAGCATGCGGCTTTTCTTGCGTTGTGGCTTAGCTACTTTGTGTTCCCAACAAAGTATAGCCATCTTGTTAGACCTGTTTTGCCAATTGCTGTTCATCTTTCGAGAGGTACTAGGATTGCTCTTGCTCCACCTGTTCTTGCTCACCTTTATGAGGAGCTCACTCTATTGAAAGACCACATCAGAGGTTTCAACATGGCAATAGGGGTTAACACCAAACTTGAGTTGAGTTCATTGTTTAAGTTGGTTCAAGTTTGGACATGGGAGAGGTTCAGGGAGCTACGTCCCAACAACAGTAATCTGTTGCTGCAAGGTGAGCCAAGGTTGGCTCTTTGGGATGAAGAGAAACTAACGAGAACAAGGAGCACTGTGAGGAAGAGTACAAAGAACATTGTGAGGAAGATACTGGCAAACTCGACGATGGATAGTTTTGAGTGGCGTCCCTACACAAAAGCTGTGAAGAACTGGACGTTTCCTCTGTTTTACCCTGAGGAAGCAATGTGGGTTCCTGTTGGTCCTGATCTTGATGAGGAGCTCATCTCCTTTGCTAGATGCGTCAAGGTGTCTGAGCTCATTGGAATTCACAGTGTGGAACACTACTTTCCAAACCGAGTTGCTTCACAGTTTGGATTGCTTCAGGATGTTCCTTGTCCTGTTAACATGAACAACCTCTTCAAAGAGGCAGCTTGGGATGAGTACAGCAAGCCTATTGATGGATTGAGATTGTACATCCCTTCTCGTTCTTCAGTTTCTTGTTTTACTTCAATGTTCTGCGAGTGGTGGAGGAAGAATAATCGAGCTGCTGAATCATTGACACCAAGAAACATCATaggtgatggtgatgatgatacATCTGAGCCTGTTCCTTCTTGTTCTAAGAAACAGAAGTCAATGAAGCGAGTTTGTAAGGACAGTGAGAGTCATATGGTTCCATCAGAGAAGGATGAGGAAGATGATAGCTTAACCATTGCTCAAGTAATGAGTTTGAGAAAGAAGAATAAAGCTATGTGCTGCTCATCTGATGAAAACCACTCCTTAGATCCTCCTCATAAGGCACTGCCATTAAGAGAAGTGCTTCAAAAGCTGGGAAAAGAGTTTCCTGAAAAACTCAAAAGGTCTAGAGATCTTCGAACACCGACAGATGTGAGATGCGAGATTGCAGATTCTGGTGGATCAGCTTCAAGAGAAGCGCCACTTAATGAGCTGTTTCAGAAGGAGGAAGTAGTGAAGAGGAAGACAGAGCATATGGGAGACATGCGAGCTCCTAACATTACCACAGCTGAGATGGTCATAGACAAAGAGAAAAGTGTAAGAGATGATAGCTTAACCATTGCTAAGAAGAATACAATTATGTGTTCATCTGATGAAAACCACTCCTTAGATCCTCCTCCTAAAGTGTTGCCGTTAAGAGAAGCGGTTCAAAAGCTGGGAAAAGAGTTTCCTGCAGAACTCAAAAGGTCTAGATATCTTAGAACACCTACAAATGTGAGATCCGAGATATCAGATTCTGGTGGATCAGCTTCAAGAGAAGTTCCACTTAATGAGTTGTGTCAGACGGAAGTAGAACTGAAGAGGAAGAGTGAGCATTTGGGAGACAATCAAGCTCGTGAGATGGTCATAGACAGAGAGAAAGGTGTAAGAGATGCTTCTAAGTCACTTGGGAAAAGAAACAATAGACTTGAGGCAGATAACAAAGATTCATGGATCTGTCAAAAGGTTGCTCATGAAGATGAAACTGTAGCACCACTAAAAATCAAGAAAAGgagtgaagaagaaaaaactggAAACAAAGCAGTGAAGAATACGGTTCTAAGATCAGCTAGTGGTAACAACTCTTCAGATCCTCCTCTTGGGGCTAATGGAGTAGCAGACTGTAATGATGAGGTTGATGTAAATGGAATTAAGGCTGAGAAAAAGAAGACTGTAGTCGGCGATGGAACTAAGGGAGCAAAGTGTTTGGTCCATGAAAATGGAGAAAACCAGAGATCCAATGAGAAGGAAGATGTTGATGAAAGTCTGAAGCAAAAAGATCTTGCAATAGATGAGCTAGCACTGAGCCTAGAGGCACGTATGATGAAGGTGGAGAAGACTTTGGCAAAGATCAGAGAATGGAAAACCATAGAAAGAAACCAGGCCAGAAATGTAATTACTGTTTAG
- the LOC130497740 gene encoding uncharacterized protein LOC130497740, protein MEGSEADKLPRQGLKALSLSVSFNGWRKANSAYKSWAIKMSLLHKPTWQKAGIFEAVMASTIGFNQNTDLLLGIAERWCPETNSFVFPWGETTVTLEDVMVLLGLSVLGSPVFAPLDGSGEEIKAKLEQESLMLKTEKVSSRVTQASWMRRFRDSGDELEHVAFLVLWLSYFVLPSRYYHMDDAVFSVAILLSSGVRIALAPAVLAHLYADLSLLKNHTSAFTRSKYVNKIELNALFKLVQAWTYERFKELRPPKHTTPLLKGEPRLALWSDSKRKQREKSIQRKILANSDMDSFEWRPYTKPVGNWKFPQFYPEKAMRVQVDQNLDEELISFARCIKASELVGMDSVEHYFPNRVASQFGLLQDVPCRPVNRNNLSKEAAWKEYNKPIDGLTLYIPSRSSVSCFTSMFWEWWRKDHRAAESLTSRNIIGDGDDGTSDPVPSSSKKRKSMKRVCKDEETHMVPSETDEEDDSLTIAQVMSLRKKNKAMCCSSDENHSLDPPPKVLPLREVLQKLGKEFPEKLKRSRYLRTATNVRSGIAGSGGSASREVPLNELFQKEEIVLKRKSEHLGDKRAREDDGESCKDCYDKITTTEMVIDREKGVRDDSESLGKRNNKLEADNNDALIRQKVAYEDETVAQREETGNKAGKNMVLSSANCNNSSDLPLGANGGGGVDIVVLRVLRPETRQKCNAEIGVNGSNTEKKKTIVAGGTKEAKCVIHKDGENQRSNEKENVDESSKEKNLAINELTLSLEARMMKVEKTLAKIREWKTIERNQDKNGITA, encoded by the coding sequence ATGGAAGGATCTGAAGCTGATAAGCTTCCTCGTCAAGGCCTAAAGGCTCTGTCTTTGAGCGTTTCCTTCAATGGGTGGAGAAAGGCGAACTCAGCCTACAAGTCTTGGGCTATAAAAATGTCTCTTTTGCACAAACCCACATGGCAAAAAGCTGGAATCTTCGAAGCAGTCATGGCATCTACTATAGGATTCAACCAGAACACAGATCTCCTTCTGGGTATTGCTGAGAGATGGTGTCCTGAAACGAACTCCTTTGTGTTTCCTTGGGGAGAAACAACGGTAACGTTAGAGGATGTCATGGTTCTTCTAGGGCTCTCTGTTTTGGGTTCCCCTGTTTTTGCTCCTCTGGATGGCTCAGGAGAGGAGATAAAGGCCAAGCTGGAGCAGGAATCGCTCATGCTTAAGACAGAAAAAGTCAGTTCTAGGGTAACTCAAGCATCTTGGATGAGGAGGTTCAGGGACAGTGGTGATGAGCTTGAGCATGTGGCTTTCCTTGTTTTGTGGCTAAGCTACTTTGTGTTACCATCACGGTACTATCATATGGATGATGCTGTTTTCTCAGTTGCTATTCTTCTTTCAAGTGGTGTTAGGATTGCTCTTGCTCCAGCTGTACTTGCACACTTGTATGCTGATCTAAGTCTCTTGAAAAACCACACTAGTGCTTTCACTAGATCTAAGTATGTCAACAAGATTGAGCTGAATGCTTTGTTTAAGTTGGTCCAAGCTTGGACATACGAGAGATTCAAGGAACTACGACCGCCCAAACACACTACGCCGTTGCTGAAAGGTGAGCCAAGGTTGGCTCTTTGGAGTGACTCTAAACGGAAGCAGAGAGAAAAGAGCATTCAGAGAAAGATACTTGCAAACTCGGATATGGACAGCTTTGAGTGGCGTCCTTACACCAAACCTGTGGGAAACTGGAAGTTTCCTCAGTTTTACCCTGAGAAAGCGATGCGGGTTCAGGTTGATCAGAATCTTGATGAGGAACTCATCTCCTTTGCTAGATGTATCAAGGCGTCTGAGCTTGTTGGAATGGATAGTGTGGAACATTACTTCCCCAACCGAGTGGCTTCACAGTTTGGGTTGCTTCAGGATGTTCCTTGTCGTCCTGTTAACAGGAACAACCTCTCCAAAGAGGCAGCTTGGAAGGAGTACAACAAGCCTATTGATGGATTGACATTGTACATCCCTTCTCGTTCTTCCGTATCTTGTTTCACTTCAATGTTCTGGGAGTGGTGGAGGAAGGATCATCGAGCTGCTGAATCATTGACATCAAGAAACATCATAGGTGATGGTGATGATGGTACATCTGACCCTGTTCCTTCTAGCTCTAAGAAACGGAAGTCAATGAAGAGAGTTTGCAAGGACGAGGAGACTCATATGGTTCCATCAGAGACGGATGAGGAAGATGATAGCTTAACCATTGCTCAAGTAATgagtttgagaaagaaaaataaagctATGTGCTGCTCATCTGATGAAAACCACTCCTTAGATCCTCCTCCTAAGGTACTGCCATTAAGAGAAGTGCTTCAAAAGCTGGGAAAAGAGTTTCCTGAAAAACTCAAAAGGTCTAGATATCTTAGAACAGCGACAAATGTGAGATCAGGGATAGCAGGTTCTGGTGGATCAGCTTCAAGAGAAGTGCCACTCAATGAGTTGTTTCAGAAGGAGGAAATAGTACTGAAGAGGAAGAGTGAGCATTTGGGAGACAAGCGAGCCCGTGAGGATGATGGTGAGAGTTGTAAGGATTGTTATGATAAAATTACCACAACTGAGATGGTCATAGACAGAGAGAAAGGTGTAAGAGATGATTCTGAATCACTTggaaaaagaaacaataaacTTGAGGCAGATAACAATGATGCATTGATCCGTCAAAAGGTTGCTTATGAGGATGAAACTGTAGCACAGCGAGAAGAAACGGGAAACAAAGCAGGTAAGAATATGGTTCTGAGCTCAGCTAACTGTAACAACTCTTCAGATCTTCCTCTTGGTGCcaatggaggaggaggagttgaCATTGTTGTGTTACGAGTCTTACGACCAGAGACAAGACAAAAGTGCAATGCTGAGATAGGTGTAAATGGAAGCAACACTGAGAAAAAGAAGACTATAGTCGCTGGTGGAACCAAGGAAGCAAAGTGTGTTATCCACAAAGATGGAGAGAACCAGAGATCCAATGAGAAGGAAAATGTTGATGAAAGTTCGAAGGAGAAAAATCTTGCAATAAATGAGCTAACATTAAGCCTAGAGGCACGTATGATGAAGGTGGAGAAGACTTTGGCAAAGATCAGAGAATGGAAAACCATAGAAAGAAACCAGGATAAAAATGGAATTACCGCTTAG